Proteins encoded by one window of Corythoichthys intestinalis isolate RoL2023-P3 chromosome 20, ASM3026506v1, whole genome shotgun sequence:
- the plcxd2 gene encoding PI-PLC X domain-containing protein 2 isoform X2 — protein MKTRPAGIGNVNADWMGSLPPKLCVMPLKHLAIPGSHDSFTYWVDVHAPVGPDQKVYVKYLATMFSVLAKKVMVKWSMTQNLTFKEQLDAGIRYFDLRVSSKPGEPGLEIFFIHGLFGHKVRDGLREINAFLCEHRTEVIFLDFNHYYKMSSQHHEYLIKMLQEVFGNKLCKNCDVETITLDYLWKSKYQVKASLPCGLAARSPHHGQTPLNPASSSRSVFQFSGNHTEAKSQEGFVPRVPSHPHTSGQHCGKRTGLGATELFGGKKSPSHHVLGGGPEARIGWRQHYHF, from the exons ATGAAGACTCGACCTGCTGGGATCGGGAATGTCAATGCAGATTGGATGGGCTCCCTGCCCCCCAAACTCTGTGTCATGCCCCTTAAACATCTTGCGATTCCAG GGTCCCATGACTCGTTCACCTATTGGGTAGATGTACATGCTCCTGTAGGTCCTGATCAAAaggtctatgtcaaatacttggcCACCATGTTTAGCGTTTTAGCCAAGAAGGTCATGGTGAAGTGGTCCATGACCCAG AACCTGACTTTTAAGGAGCAACTGGATGCAGGCATTCGCTACTTTGACCTCAGGGTTTCGTCCAAACCAGGCGAGCCGGGGCTGGAGATATTCTTTATCCATGGGCTGTTTGGACACAAG GTGAGGGACGGGCTCCGAGAAATCAACGCCTTCTTGTGTGAGCACAGGACAGAG GTCATCTTCCTGGATTTTAATCACTACTACAAGATGAGCTCACAACACCACGAATACCTCATCAAGATGCTTCAAGAAGTATTCGGCAATAAGCTCTGTAAAAACTGTGACGTGGAGACCATCACTCTGGACTACCTCTGGAAAAGCAAATACCAG GTGAAGGCGTCCCTGCCATGTGGCCTGGCAGCAAGATCCCCGCACCATGGGCAAACACCACTGAACCCGGCAAGCTCATCCAGGTCAGTGTttcaat TTTCTGGAAACCACACTGAAGCAAAGAGCCAAGAAGGGTTCGTTCCACGTGTCCCAAGCCATCCTCACACCTCGGGTCAACACTGTGGCAAGAGGACTGGTTTGGGGGCTACGGAATTATTTGGTGGAAAG AAATCTCCCAGCCATCATGTCCTGGGTGGAGGTCCAGAAGCCCGGATTGGATGGCGTCAACATTATCACTTCTGA
- the plcxd2 gene encoding PI-PLC X domain-containing protein 2 isoform X1, translating to MKTRPAGIGNVNADWMGSLPPKLCVMPLKHLAIPGSHDSFTYWVDVHAPVGPDQKVYVKYLATMFSVLAKKVMVKWSMTQNLTFKEQLDAGIRYFDLRVSSKPGEPGLEIFFIHGLFGHKVRDGLREINAFLCEHRTEVIFLDFNHYYKMSSQHHEYLIKMLQEVFGNKLCKNCDVETITLDYLWKSKYQVIVFYHHPSGEGVPAMWPGSKIPAPWANTTEPGKLIQFLETTLKQRAKKGSFHVSQAILTPRVNTVARGLVWGLRNYLVERNLPAIMSWVEVQKPGLDGVNIITSDFVELTDFANIVIRLNNSLLSQHERKDR from the exons ATGAAGACTCGACCTGCTGGGATCGGGAATGTCAATGCAGATTGGATGGGCTCCCTGCCCCCCAAACTCTGTGTCATGCCCCTTAAACATCTTGCGATTCCAG GGTCCCATGACTCGTTCACCTATTGGGTAGATGTACATGCTCCTGTAGGTCCTGATCAAAaggtctatgtcaaatacttggcCACCATGTTTAGCGTTTTAGCCAAGAAGGTCATGGTGAAGTGGTCCATGACCCAG AACCTGACTTTTAAGGAGCAACTGGATGCAGGCATTCGCTACTTTGACCTCAGGGTTTCGTCCAAACCAGGCGAGCCGGGGCTGGAGATATTCTTTATCCATGGGCTGTTTGGACACAAG GTGAGGGACGGGCTCCGAGAAATCAACGCCTTCTTGTGTGAGCACAGGACAGAG GTCATCTTCCTGGATTTTAATCACTACTACAAGATGAGCTCACAACACCACGAATACCTCATCAAGATGCTTCAAGAAGTATTCGGCAATAAGCTCTGTAAAAACTGTGACGTGGAGACCATCACTCTGGACTACCTCTGGAAAAGCAAATACCAG GTGATAGTTTTCTACCATCATCCATCAGGTGAAGGCGTCCCTGCCATGTGGCCTGGCAGCAAGATCCCCGCACCATGGGCAAACACCACTGAACCCGGCAAGCTCATCCAG TTTCTGGAAACCACACTGAAGCAAAGAGCCAAGAAGGGTTCGTTCCACGTGTCCCAAGCCATCCTCACACCTCGGGTCAACACTGTGGCAAGAGGACTGGTTTGGGGGCTACGGAATTATTTGGTGGAAAG AAATCTCCCAGCCATCATGTCCTGGGTGGAGGTCCAGAAGCCCGGATTGGATGGCGTCAACATTATCACTTCTGACTTTGTGGAACTCACTGACTTTGCCAACATTGTCATCAGACTCAACAACTCGTTGTTGTCTCAACACGAACGTAAAGACAGATGA